In the genome of Desulfovibrio desulfuricans, one region contains:
- a CDS encoding IS3 family transposase, translating to MSSPERRISHESRTDEAYRRAVLETPFYGSRQMKKYLWHQGIKIGRDRVRRLMRKMGLVAIYQKPRTSVRHPEHKIYPYLLRGLRINRR from the coding sequence GTGTCATCGCCCGAAAGGCGAATCAGCCATGAATCTAGAACTGATGAGGCGTATCGACGAGCAGTTTTGGAGACACCGTTTTATGGTTCGCGCCAGATGAAAAAGTATTTATGGCATCAGGGCATCAAGATTGGACGTGACCGAGTGCGGAGATTGATGCGCAAGATGGGGCTAGTGGCGATCTACCAGAAGCCCAGAACGAGTGTGCGGCATCCCGAGCATAAGATTTATCCTTATCTGCTGCGCGGATTACGAATCAATCGGCGATAA
- a CDS encoding phosphoribulokinase/uridine kinase encodes MLRRLLPNRDMMLLAFWWLSPLVLMTNVWVGQLDVIPVALLLASIVCLKEKRYRAAGLLLGLALSAKLSMILAIPFILQYFLRNKRMWPYFLPFAGALASVSVVLLGLPLLSPGYNTMTLSTAELDRLFDLYLNMGAARLYLTPLLYLLVVYAAWRTPFLSFDLLTAFMTLGMLTIVLSTPTPPGWQLWTWPFLLVHLINCERAQRILAYVFSLCVAASQMLYWSSPFRINMGLPLARGWFYDVTLTAIVGMGTILILGILRNSIRANAIYRFSKRPISIAVAGDSGAGKDTLVESITGVLGPENVAHISGDDYHHWDRKNASWQIFTHLNPRANNLKRLFADVSAILDGKKVVRRHYQHSDGRFSQPLLEEPKHFFIASGLHMLISEAACARFDVRVFLEMEDDLRMYFKCRRDSKKRGQNVEDIKQSIERRKPDGERYILPQRQRADIVFTRRTLNPKSVDLMSPKVPATLLVIKIKQSLYHDELVRLLISLCGLRVDVEYANGIDEVTMTVDGDIYGEDMSYIASKALPEFEELIAVNPVWRDGVYGLMQLVILFHLSQKLKTRS; translated from the coding sequence ATGCTGCGCCGCCTGTTGCCCAATAGGGATATGATGCTTCTGGCCTTTTGGTGGCTCTCGCCCCTGGTGCTCATGACCAATGTGTGGGTGGGGCAGCTGGACGTTATCCCTGTTGCGCTTCTTCTTGCCAGCATCGTCTGCCTCAAGGAGAAGCGGTATCGGGCTGCGGGCCTGCTTTTGGGTTTGGCCCTCTCTGCCAAGCTCAGCATGATCTTGGCCATCCCATTTATATTGCAATACTTTTTGCGCAATAAGCGCATGTGGCCTTACTTTTTGCCCTTCGCTGGTGCCCTGGCTTCCGTGAGTGTTGTGCTGCTGGGTTTGCCCCTGCTCTCGCCGGGGTATAATACCATGACCCTGAGCACGGCAGAGCTTGACCGCCTTTTTGACCTGTACCTGAATATGGGGGCGGCACGGCTGTATCTTACGCCTTTGTTGTACCTGCTCGTGGTCTATGCGGCGTGGCGTACGCCCTTTTTGAGCTTTGACCTGCTCACGGCATTCATGACCCTGGGGATGCTGACAATAGTCCTGTCCACGCCGACACCTCCTGGGTGGCAACTGTGGACATGGCCCTTCCTGCTCGTGCATCTTATCAATTGTGAACGCGCACAGCGCATCCTTGCCTACGTTTTTTCGTTATGCGTGGCAGCCAGCCAGATGCTCTATTGGTCGTCTCCTTTCAGGATCAATATGGGATTGCCCCTTGCGCGGGGCTGGTTCTACGATGTCACGCTGACGGCTATTGTCGGCATGGGTACCATTCTCATTCTGGGCATTTTGCGCAACAGTATCCGCGCCAACGCCATATACCGGTTTAGCAAAAGACCCATCAGCATCGCCGTGGCCGGGGATTCCGGCGCGGGTAAGGACACGCTGGTAGAAAGCATAACGGGCGTGCTTGGCCCAGAAAATGTCGCGCACATCAGTGGTGACGATTACCACCACTGGGACAGAAAGAATGCCTCCTGGCAAATATTTACGCACCTGAACCCCAGAGCCAACAACCTTAAGCGTCTTTTTGCAGATGTGAGTGCCATCCTTGACGGTAAAAAGGTCGTGAGGCGTCATTACCAACATTCTGACGGGCGGTTTTCTCAGCCGCTGCTGGAGGAACCCAAGCATTTCTTTATTGCTTCGGGCCTGCATATGCTCATATCAGAAGCGGCTTGCGCCCGCTTTGATGTACGGGTTTTTCTGGAAATGGAAGACGACTTGCGCATGTACTTCAAGTGCAGGCGTGACAGCAAAAAGCGCGGGCAGAATGTGGAAGATATCAAGCAATCCATTGAACGGCGTAAGCCGGATGGGGAGCGCTATATACTTCCGCAGCGCCAGAGAGCAGATATCGTCTTTACCCGGCGTACGCTTAATCCAAAATCTGTTGATCTGATGTCGCCCAAAGTGCCCGCAACGCTTCTTGTGATAAAGATAAAGCAGTCGCTCTACCACGATGAGCTTGTCCGCCTGTTGATAAGCCTGTGCGGCCTGCGCGTTGATGTTGAGTATGCCAATGGCATAGATGAAGTAACAATGACTGTGGATGGCGATATCTATGGTGAGGATATGTCTTATATTGCTTCAAAAGCTCTGCCGGAGTTTGAAGAGCTTATCGCGGTCAATCCTGTCTGGCGGGATGGCGTTTATGGGCTGATGCAGCTGGTAATTCTGTTCCACTTGTCACAGAAACTAAAGACACGCTCTTGA
- a CDS encoding IS256 family transposase, which translates to MEAIRTNGKNKVPVIAVDEEELRTHVSEVVRQSVEETLNGLLDAEADTLCQARRYERNADRASTRAGHYERNLQTKAGTVQLKVPKLRHMPFETAIIERYRRRESSVEEALVEMYLAGVSVRRVEDITEALWGSRVSPSTISDLNQKIFERVEEWRNRPLEPKSPYIFVDGIWLKRSWGGEVQNVSVLVAIGVSTSGFREILGVAEGSREDAESWRQFLRYLRERGLEQIDLVVSDKSLGFLEALGEFYPDAKWQRCVVHFYRNVLHAVPRGKAKEVALMLKAVHAQEDKEAARRKSVEVISKLRAQRLEKAARIVESGCDETLSYYDFPVAHWRHIRTNNPLESLNREIRRRTRVVGSFPDGHAALMLVAARLRYMAGQKWGTQRYMNMNQEILA; encoded by the coding sequence ATGGAAGCTATCAGGACGAACGGTAAAAATAAAGTTCCGGTGATTGCTGTCGATGAAGAAGAATTGCGGACACACGTTTCCGAGGTTGTGCGCCAAAGTGTCGAGGAGACCTTGAATGGCCTGCTTGATGCGGAAGCTGACACGCTCTGCCAGGCCCGACGCTATGAGCGTAATGCCGATCGAGCCAGTACCCGCGCTGGTCATTATGAGCGGAATTTGCAGACCAAGGCTGGCACGGTTCAGCTTAAGGTTCCCAAGCTGCGACACATGCCGTTTGAAACCGCGATAATCGAACGGTATCGTCGCCGGGAAAGTTCAGTGGAAGAAGCCTTGGTAGAGATGTACTTGGCAGGCGTGTCAGTGCGTCGGGTCGAGGACATTACCGAGGCTCTTTGGGGCAGTCGAGTCAGTCCAAGCACAATAAGCGACTTGAATCAAAAGATTTTTGAGCGGGTTGAGGAATGGCGCAATCGACCACTTGAGCCGAAATCCCCGTACATTTTTGTGGATGGAATATGGCTGAAACGCTCTTGGGGCGGTGAAGTTCAAAACGTATCTGTGCTAGTAGCCATTGGCGTGAGTACCAGCGGCTTCCGTGAAATTCTCGGCGTGGCAGAAGGATCACGTGAGGATGCAGAAAGCTGGCGGCAATTTCTTCGGTATCTCCGAGAGCGTGGCCTTGAACAGATAGACCTCGTTGTATCTGATAAAAGCCTTGGCTTTCTGGAGGCGCTAGGAGAATTTTACCCTGATGCCAAATGGCAGCGTTGCGTGGTGCATTTTTATCGCAACGTACTGCATGCGGTTCCTCGCGGTAAAGCCAAAGAAGTTGCTTTGATGCTCAAAGCTGTTCATGCCCAAGAGGATAAAGAAGCCGCACGCCGGAAATCGGTGGAAGTGATAAGCAAATTACGGGCGCAACGTCTTGAGAAGGCAGCCAGAATAGTGGAATCCGGTTGTGACGAAACGCTTTCGTACTATGATTTCCCCGTAGCCCATTGGCGGCACATAAGGACGAACAATCCGCTTGAGAGTTTGAACCGTGAAATTCGCCGCCGAACCAGAGTTGTGGGGAGCTTTCCGGATGGTCACGCCGCCCTGATGTTGGTGGCTGCCCGCCTGCGCTATATGGCAGGTCAAAAGTGGGGCACTCAACGGTATATGAACATGAACCAAGAAATATTGGCTTAA
- a CDS encoding sugar phosphate nucleotidyltransferase: protein MQWQIVIPMSGFGERFRKAGYTRPKPLIEVDGKPIIAHVLDLFPGEVDVHCICNSEHLANDSWDMKGILHHYCPTVTVHSIAPHKRGPVHTVASIMDALDPERPVAVNYCDFTGQWDWAGFKKFMQNTRCDGAVICYTGFHPHMLACTRFAYCKTDGTDRVLAIQEKQPYTDTPMQEWASCGTYCFASGALLRQAYSSTLSRDDLLLNGEYYSSLAYRPLLERGCNIRVFPMDAFCQWGTPEDLADWRTQTHAVRLGGRPQARPDVAGTTLIPMAGMGSRFADAGYATPKPLIEVNGTPMALAAWADLPRTPANVFALRKDMPGASDIAKRLEAEIPATKLVWLDAPTDGQARTCLLALPAVADKDAPLTVGACDNGLRYNAKAFEMLWAEQKPDVVVWTMRGHSGAVRHPEYYGWVDADAQGNVRRVSVKKPLAAPATDPIITGAFTFRTAQIFEQAAQRMIERNRLVNGEFYVDECINDAIDLGFTVRLFDVDAYLCWGTPDDLQTWEYWARYLRRAHE from the coding sequence GTGCAGTGGCAGATAGTTATTCCGATGTCGGGTTTTGGTGAGCGGTTTCGCAAGGCTGGCTACACCAGACCCAAGCCATTGATTGAGGTGGATGGCAAGCCGATTATCGCACATGTGCTCGATCTGTTTCCCGGTGAGGTGGATGTTCACTGCATATGCAATAGTGAACATCTTGCCAATGATTCTTGGGACATGAAAGGTATTTTGCACCACTATTGCCCCACTGTGACCGTGCATTCCATTGCGCCGCACAAGCGTGGGCCTGTACACACCGTGGCTTCAATCATGGATGCCCTTGACCCTGAGCGCCCTGTGGCCGTGAATTATTGCGACTTTACAGGGCAATGGGATTGGGCCGGTTTTAAAAAATTTATGCAAAATACCCGCTGTGACGGCGCGGTAATATGCTATACGGGCTTTCATCCGCATATGCTGGCCTGTACACGCTTTGCCTATTGCAAAACAGACGGGACGGACAGAGTTCTGGCTATACAGGAAAAGCAGCCCTATACAGATACTCCCATGCAGGAATGGGCCTCCTGTGGCACCTATTGCTTTGCCTCCGGTGCCCTGTTGAGGCAGGCGTACAGCAGCACTCTATCCCGTGATGACTTGCTGTTGAACGGCGAATATTACTCCTCGCTGGCATATCGTCCTCTTTTGGAAAGAGGCTGCAATATCAGGGTATTTCCCATGGATGCCTTTTGCCAGTGGGGGACGCCGGAAGATTTGGCCGACTGGCGCACGCAGACGCACGCCGTCAGGCTTGGAGGCAGGCCGCAAGCCCGCCCAGATGTCGCGGGCACAACGCTTATACCCATGGCAGGCATGGGGAGCCGCTTTGCCGATGCTGGCTACGCCACGCCCAAACCCCTTATTGAGGTAAACGGCACGCCCATGGCCCTGGCGGCCTGGGCTGATCTGCCGCGCACACCTGCCAATGTCTTTGCCCTGCGCAAAGATATGCCCGGTGCCAGCGATATTGCCAAAAGGCTCGAAGCCGAAATACCTGCAACAAAGCTTGTGTGGCTGGATGCCCCCACAGACGGTCAGGCCCGCACCTGCCTCCTGGCACTGCCCGCAGTGGCCGATAAAGACGCGCCGCTAACTGTCGGGGCCTGCGATAATGGCCTGCGCTACAATGCAAAAGCCTTTGAGATGCTCTGGGCAGAGCAGAAGCCAGACGTTGTGGTGTGGACCATGCGCGGCCATTCCGGGGCTGTGCGTCATCCCGAATATTATGGCTGGGTAGATGCAGACGCACAGGGAAATGTGCGGCGGGTATCCGTAAAGAAACCCCTTGCGGCACCTGCCACAGATCCCATTATTACCGGTGCCTTTACGTTTCGCACTGCGCAGATTTTTGAGCAAGCCGCCCAGCGGATGATCGAACGCAACCGCCTTGTTAATGGCGAGTTTTATGTGGATGAATGCATCAATGACGCCATTGATCTGGGCTTTACCGTGCGCCTGTTTGATGTTGACGCCTACCTGTGCTGGGGCACGCCCGATGATTTGCAGACATGGGAATATTGGGCCCGCTATTTGAGACGCGCCCATGAGTGA
- a CDS encoding adenosylcobinamide-GDP ribazoletransferase has protein sequence MTITTLATWPGRFHDALAFLTRLAPPRPSCTAASLSAAMPFFAPVGLVIGALCTLAAFAALWAFDKPTSGVASNIVAAALAAWAWMVCEIWSTRGLHWDGLSDLGDAVGSGAEGERFWTILRDSRLGAFGALHMLVAFSGLWLSLVGHLVQGQWIALVLAPAWGRAAGIWLAAYTTPYQQRSLGGLACAGCTPQLARWQVLLTAAMAVLVLFGGCPFWRLPLLALGQFALVHSLIDKARLQGGVSGDFLGACIQWSQLCFLLLTV, from the coding sequence GTGACCATTACCACCTTAGCAACATGGCCAGGACGTTTTCATGACGCCCTGGCTTTTTTGACCCGTCTGGCGCCGCCGCGCCCATCTTGCACCGCAGCCTCCCTCAGTGCGGCCATGCCGTTTTTTGCCCCTGTCGGGCTTGTAATTGGCGCATTGTGCACCTTAGCGGCCTTTGCAGCGCTGTGGGCCTTTGACAAGCCGACATCCGGAGTTGCGAGCAACATCGTCGCCGCCGCGCTGGCCGCTTGGGCCTGGATGGTTTGCGAGATATGGTCCACCAGAGGCCTGCACTGGGACGGGCTGTCTGATCTGGGCGATGCGGTTGGGAGCGGCGCAGAGGGCGAACGTTTTTGGACCATCCTGCGCGACAGCAGGCTTGGCGCGTTTGGCGCACTGCATATGCTTGTGGCCTTCAGCGGCCTGTGGCTGAGCCTTGTGGGGCACCTGGTCCAGGGGCAGTGGATTGCCCTTGTGCTTGCTCCTGCCTGGGGCCGCGCGGCAGGCATCTGGCTTGCCGCATACACAACCCCATATCAGCAGCGCTCGCTGGGCGGTCTGGCCTGCGCCGGCTGCACGCCGCAACTGGCACGCTGGCAGGTTCTGCTGACGGCAGCCATGGCTGTTCTGGTTCTGTTTGGCGGCTGCCCCTTCTGGCGGCTGCCGCTGCTTGCCCTTGGGCAGTTTGCGCTGGTGCACAGCCTTATAGACAAGGCCCGGCTGCAGGGCGGTGTTTCCGGCGACTTTCTCGGCGCGTGCATCCAGTGGAGCCAGTTGTGTTTTCTGCTGCTTACAGTGTAA
- a CDS encoding glycosyltransferase family 39 protein, which yields MCIVDWLQKDNVKSKIAFFIYLAVTITFFCSQFSKALSDGVDWDLLEHLAMADRWPHFGYTMGASDGYALSTPYFPGVALLAVVVHQFFGNADVQVMLFIAAFFLVCAVQGTYLFYKHLDDHPVSFPVYGAASLAFCQFFLGDYAAYAAEFKPDSISIVFFLLTYLAITKKHFLKYIAMAVSAGAAVMCKQQIVFALGGLMLGVLLLRVDLKSRLLTVLSVGAGIVLSLAIILNIQGAFTTAVSAHAAQKWNPFQMWNGLNILVAYCIVIGFSSLSSFKNYLSTVISRKKLVILFPTMFYLFFSVLGGLRWGGNTGNTQVGIVMLIPFIFCFCRKKLGIDTQSAAVLAAALLIVIPSGKNIIKNYTNFRELTAIESNFREQLAQMGIKRIAICDGSYLFVRGNNFDKVVGIYTYQQYRLGQEVQKGNKKYQSYLNFDIFDGLDVDALICSNRVGHSILDYLNKDEVLFKKSAVQSVVLTSDRYDLPVYVKKNFPLQQHAVPAAK from the coding sequence ATGTGCATTGTTGATTGGTTGCAAAAAGATAATGTGAAAAGCAAAATTGCTTTCTTTATATATCTGGCTGTTACGATAACTTTTTTTTGTTCGCAGTTTTCAAAAGCCCTTTCGGATGGCGTTGACTGGGATTTGCTTGAGCACTTGGCCATGGCAGACCGGTGGCCACACTTTGGCTATACAATGGGTGCCTCGGATGGGTATGCACTGAGCACCCCGTATTTCCCCGGTGTAGCCCTGCTTGCTGTTGTCGTACATCAGTTTTTTGGCAACGCAGATGTACAGGTGATGTTGTTTATTGCAGCATTTTTTTTGGTCTGTGCCGTACAGGGCACGTATCTGTTTTATAAACATCTGGATGACCATCCCGTTTCATTTCCGGTTTACGGTGCCGCCTCGCTGGCCTTCTGTCAGTTCTTTTTAGGTGACTATGCTGCGTATGCAGCGGAATTTAAACCTGATTCAATTTCTATTGTCTTCTTTTTACTGACGTATCTTGCCATTACAAAAAAACATTTTCTAAAATATATAGCCATGGCCGTGAGCGCTGGTGCGGCTGTTATGTGCAAACAGCAGATTGTTTTTGCGCTTGGCGGGTTGATGCTGGGTGTGCTGCTGTTGCGTGTGGATTTGAAAAGCAGACTGCTGACCGTGCTGTCTGTTGGGGCAGGAATAGTGCTGTCTCTGGCAATTATTTTGAATATTCAGGGGGCATTTACAACCGCTGTAAGCGCTCACGCCGCACAGAAATGGAACCCATTTCAAATGTGGAATGGGCTTAATATACTTGTAGCATATTGTATTGTGATTGGATTTTCAAGTCTTAGCTCCTTTAAAAACTATCTGTCAACTGTGATAAGCAGAAAAAAACTGGTTATATTGTTTCCAACAATGTTTTACCTGTTTTTTTCAGTTCTCGGTGGGTTGCGGTGGGGTGGAAATACCGGCAACACACAAGTCGGCATCGTTATGCTGATTCCGTTTATATTTTGTTTTTGCAGAAAAAAGCTTGGCATCGATACACAATCGGCGGCAGTTTTGGCTGCTGCTCTTCTGATTGTTATCCCTTCTGGTAAGAATATAATAAAAAATTATACAAATTTTCGTGAGCTTACTGCGATAGAAAGCAATTTTAGAGAACAGCTTGCGCAGATGGGGATTAAAAGGATCGCAATCTGCGATGGTTCGTACTTGTTTGTCCGTGGAAACAACTTTGATAAAGTGGTGGGAATTTATACCTACCAGCAATATCGGCTGGGTCAGGAAGTTCAAAAAGGGAACAAAAAATACCAATCATACCTCAATTTTGATATATTTGACGGTCTGGATGTTGATGCTCTTATTTGCAGTAACCGAGTTGGGCATTCCATTCTCGATTATTTGAACAAAGATGAGGTGTTGTTTAAAAAATCTGCCGTGCAGAGCGTTGTGCTAACGTCTGACAGGTATGATCTGCCCGTGTATGTAAAAAAGAATTTCCCTTTGCAGCAGCATGCAGTTCCTGCTGCAAAATAA
- a CDS encoding nitroreductase family protein, whose amino-acid sequence MEFKALAEAARTCRRFFEDQPLAMGDLEWLVDCARLAPSGKNGQELRFTLVGNGETCQKLFALTRWAGALKDWGGPHPGERPTAFIAILMPQTGKELTCYDVGIAAQTIQLAATSRGWGCCIIQSFDHQAVPALLDVPQDMKVALVLGLGVAKEKRVVAPMPENGATTYWRDAEGVHHVPKRSLEDLIAARF is encoded by the coding sequence ATGGAATTCAAAGCTCTAGCTGAAGCAGCCCGCACGTGCCGCCGTTTTTTTGAAGATCAGCCCCTCGCCATGGGCGATCTGGAATGGCTTGTGGACTGCGCCCGCCTTGCCCCCAGCGGCAAAAACGGGCAAGAACTTCGTTTTACGCTCGTGGGCAACGGCGAAACATGCCAAAAACTTTTTGCGCTCACCCGTTGGGCTGGCGCTTTGAAAGACTGGGGCGGCCCGCACCCCGGCGAACGTCCCACCGCCTTTATTGCCATCCTCATGCCCCAGACCGGCAAGGAGCTGACCTGCTATGACGTGGGCATTGCCGCCCAGACCATACAGCTTGCCGCGACCAGCCGTGGCTGGGGCTGCTGCATAATTCAGTCGTTCGACCACCAGGCCGTCCCCGCCCTGCTTGACGTGCCTCAGGACATGAAGGTAGCTCTGGTGCTTGGCCTTGGCGTCGCCAAAGAAAAACGCGTGGTTGCCCCCATGCCTGAAAATGGCGCGACCACCTACTGGCGTGATGCCGAGGGCGTCCACCATGTGCCCAAGCGCAGCCTTGAAGATCTGATCGCAGCCCGCTTCTGA
- a CDS encoding class II aldolase/adducin family protein produces MESQRELQLLLAKSAVIGSDHMLIQGAGGNVSIKSGDAMLVKASGTCLRDAEKQNIFVTVSRTGVLDMLRRAEENFASLVPGSFRPSIETPLHALMPQPVVVHAHCIHTITRSVMGQTLDEFQALLPDATCAFIPYRRPGLPLAYAVQQALQAGEPNVLIMQNHGVVVGGDTVEQAFDLLDYVREKLAVEPRATVAADEDFLRQRNDCQWTIPDNALWHTLATDAATFVCAGEGVFYPDHVVFLGTVLPVAEHNEAASVAVRRLSGHMLNPPRYLLYRGKGLLVAGDLFESESDMLDALALVCTRIRPTAPLSTLSASDVDDLVNWDAEKFRRSLGLGEGTPCSGR; encoded by the coding sequence ATGGAATCTCAGCGCGAGCTGCAACTATTGTTGGCAAAGTCTGCAGTGATAGGTTCAGACCATATGCTCATTCAGGGAGCGGGCGGCAATGTGTCCATCAAATCAGGGGACGCGATGCTGGTTAAGGCTTCCGGAACATGCCTGCGCGATGCTGAAAAGCAGAATATCTTTGTAACGGTCTCCCGCACGGGTGTTCTGGATATGCTGCGCAGGGCAGAAGAGAACTTTGCGTCGCTGGTTCCGGGCAGCTTTCGGCCGTCCATAGAGACGCCCCTTCATGCTTTGATGCCGCAACCTGTGGTTGTTCACGCCCATTGCATCCACACCATAACGCGCTCGGTTATGGGGCAGACGTTGGACGAATTTCAGGCCTTGCTGCCAGATGCAACCTGTGCGTTTATTCCTTACAGGCGTCCGGGGCTTCCCTTGGCCTACGCCGTACAACAGGCCTTGCAGGCTGGGGAACCCAATGTGCTCATAATGCAGAATCATGGCGTTGTGGTGGGTGGCGACACAGTTGAACAAGCCTTTGATCTGCTTGATTATGTTAGAGAAAAGCTGGCGGTTGAGCCTCGCGCCACTGTGGCGGCAGATGAGGACTTTTTGCGCCAACGCAATGATTGCCAGTGGACTATTCCCGACAATGCCTTGTGGCATACGCTCGCAACTGACGCAGCCACTTTTGTCTGTGCTGGTGAGGGCGTATTTTATCCTGACCATGTAGTGTTTTTGGGCACAGTCCTCCCGGTTGCCGAGCACAATGAAGCCGCATCGGTGGCGGTGCGGCGTCTGTCCGGGCACATGCTCAATCCACCACGCTATCTGCTGTATCGGGGCAAAGGACTTTTGGTGGCAGGCGATCTGTTTGAGAGTGAGTCAGATATGCTTGATGCCCTTGCTCTGGTGTGTACACGCATACGTCCAACGGCACCGCTCTCCACACTGAGCGCCAGCGACGTGGATGATCTTGTCAATTGGGATGCGGAAAAATTTCGGCGATCCTTGGGACTGGGGGAGGGTACACCGTGCAGTGGCAGATAG
- a CDS encoding HAD family hydrolase: protein MHTITLPKAVCFDLDNTLYSYQPCNKAGMAAVYLKLYKNFSLEESKSSILFSEARKQIKQKLGDTAASHSRLLYFQRMLELMGLNAQVSLVLDLEQTFWRAYLQQAELFAGVKDFIYALRARNIAIAIVSDMTAQIQLRKLMHLDIDGLIDQIITSEETGHDKPHPSMFTLALEKLGTEPAETWMIGDDFERDVQGAIACGMVGVFKGEHAAPAAPKYPDFRVLPSFEYGVKLVEGAGG, encoded by the coding sequence ATGCATACCATCACTCTACCAAAAGCCGTGTGTTTTGACCTTGATAATACCCTTTACTCATACCAGCCGTGCAATAAGGCTGGTATGGCTGCGGTATATTTAAAATTATACAAAAATTTTTCTCTTGAAGAAAGCAAATCTTCAATTTTGTTTAGCGAAGCACGCAAGCAGATAAAGCAGAAGCTTGGGGATACTGCAGCAAGCCACAGCAGACTTTTGTACTTTCAACGCATGTTGGAGCTGATGGGGCTTAACGCTCAGGTCTCTTTGGTGCTTGATCTGGAGCAAACATTCTGGAGAGCTTATTTGCAGCAGGCGGAACTTTTTGCTGGCGTAAAGGATTTTATTTATGCCCTTCGGGCACGAAACATCGCCATTGCCATAGTTTCGGATATGACCGCGCAGATTCAGCTCCGCAAACTGATGCACCTGGACATTGATGGCCTGATTGATCAGATCATAACCAGTGAAGAAACCGGGCATGACAAGCCGCACCCCTCAATGTTTACTCTTGCGCTTGAAAAACTCGGTACAGAGCCAGCCGAAACATGGATGATTGGCGATGACTTTGAGCGGGATGTGCAGGGGGCGATTGCCTGTGGCATGGTGGGGGTGTTTAAAGGGGAACATGCTGCACCTGCAGCGCCCAAATATCCAGATTTTAGAGTACTGCCCAGTTTTGAGTACGGGGTAAAACTGGTTGAGGGGGCAGGTGGGTAG
- a CDS encoding GtrA family protein: MSEVKPLTQLIRYGVMGVSGVIVDATVYSLLLHLGCSLTLSKGIGIFTSIIYAFIGNTLWTFRARISLRVCVRFVVVYAASLLANVYVNGKMFQILQHQFAYALQGAFLCATAVSVVITFGGLKLWVYKA; the protein is encoded by the coding sequence ATGAGTGAGGTGAAACCGCTAACACAACTTATCCGTTACGGGGTGATGGGGGTTAGCGGCGTTATTGTTGACGCGACGGTGTATTCCCTTTTGCTCCATCTGGGATGCAGCCTCACGCTGTCCAAGGGCATTGGCATATTTACAAGCATTATCTACGCTTTTATTGGCAATACCCTGTGGACTTTTAGGGCCAGGATTTCCTTGCGGGTGTGTGTGCGGTTTGTTGTTGTCTATGCGGCCAGCCTGCTGGCAAATGTCTATGTTAACGGGAAGATGTTTCAGATCCTCCAACACCAGTTTGCCTATGCCTTGCAGGGAGCCTTTTTGTGCGCAACGGCAGTGTCGGTAGTTATCACATTTGGCGGCCTTAAATTGTGGGTGTACAAAGCATGA
- a CDS encoding glycosyltransferase family 2 protein, translating into MSTFSLVIPCYNEALTLPALIDRLCACFANTQGYEIVLVNNGSTDNSAEALSQAAAEHPFIRIVDVPVNQGYGWGILQGLAAAKGDYLGWTHADMQTDPGDAIEAFAKLRLQNAPLTFVKGRRYGRPLADVLFTVGMSCFDSALFGMPLWDINAQPTVFSRAFYNMWQDPPKDFALDLYVYAMARKAGARIARFPVLFAKRQHGTSHWNINWKAKLKFIKRTIDFSFALKRTWK; encoded by the coding sequence ATGAGCACTTTTTCTCTTGTCATCCCCTGCTATAATGAAGCGCTGACCTTGCCAGCGCTTATTGATCGTTTGTGCGCATGTTTTGCCAATACTCAGGGCTATGAAATTGTTTTGGTAAACAACGGCTCCACGGACAATTCTGCGGAGGCCCTTTCGCAGGCTGCAGCCGAGCATCCGTTTATCCGCATCGTGGATGTCCCGGTAAACCAGGGGTATGGCTGGGGTATCTTGCAGGGGCTAGCCGCTGCAAAAGGTGATTACCTTGGCTGGACGCACGCAGATATGCAGACAGACCCGGGGGATGCCATAGAGGCTTTTGCAAAACTCCGGCTGCAAAATGCCCCCCTGACCTTTGTGAAGGGGCGCCGTTATGGGCGGCCATTGGCTGATGTGCTCTTTACTGTGGGGATGAGCTGCTTTGACAGTGCGCTTTTTGGGATGCCCCTTTGGGATATCAACGCGCAGCCCACGGTGTTTAGCCGTGCTTTTTACAATATGTGGCAAGATCCGCCAAAGGATTTTGCCCTCGACCTGTACGTCTACGCCATGGCACGCAAGGCCGGTGCCCGTATTGCGCGTTTTCCTGTTCTTTTTGCCAAGCGCCAGCACGGCACCTCGCACTGGAATATAAACTGGAAAGCAAAGCTAAAATTCATCAAACGCACAATAGATTTTTCTTTTGCGCTCAAAAGAACGTGGAAATAG